A genomic stretch from Xiphophorus maculatus strain JP 163 A chromosome 14, X_maculatus-5.0-male, whole genome shotgun sequence includes:
- the LOC111611031 gene encoding uncharacterized protein LOC111611031, with the protein MEFDSANSQCYLQMSTKPKSHKGMGDGEWMARLKAFASTGVWPSNAGNRPAPRQKKWHDIYQKIEKCPMQVRGQTTLFGASVTCDCGFHTVKPALQPPSAPPSLTPQSVGSQSNSGDTATATRCFLRSPPSLSRFTKSYFGGSLSDSVKPNLVARKTPSPSPSSVRSPSPSPSSVRSPSPFPSSVRSPSPFPSSVRSPSPSPPSVRSPSVAPSSQTHSGKTVASEQPSTSLLQPAAGDNAASFWLPSEMRKTIPVQDQRWISNTLFKSGKLRPDLKLWYEPPAPALIYHQVPTPERFFSHRLLVWMPYHQWKVRVFCKTCGNHLTGAGIHKRARKVLDIDRYYLLVTETLRCSGCNLTYLSTSQSIRDQLDLPHQKLFRLILTQKYACDIRVIRLMRDRTQGNSSARLLKQLKENHGEEWLNRLGHYLEECANFVNRPSLFPVVCQEPPEPADIPTDRWLLSVYGRDILSRIEHIKASITSTLGTVLKLDSTKKITKKLAGHSKGTALWVSSVSNELGQILNSVLTVQEGPGLDKMAAGLMERYRQAGAAPPKVLYVDCGCCVSEGLSKLQARFGGWPDIYIRLDIWHFMRRLAVGCTTDAHPLYPAFMRALSSCIFEWDAGDLDLLRRAKERQLQQEQRPGITNTMVDRQITKKELSNFCRRRTRGEDITTVLIERLLEELNGPKGRDLMGVPLLDEVRIKHIWGVQKRHVKCIQDVAGIQLYTEVGSVNKSGIKLTRYRCSRGSTSLESFHCHLNRFIPGTSANLLNFQLYLLEGLNRWNQDRGSAAVTNKPSSLLTYAGDMTQSINQNSLKVLGREYVPQFMPPSKYTGELLGVDYLLSQTGKPLKPQPDSEETDVLLEDVEANVAEEDEGFVDEEALDFLVSELDDETLFSATSHLESSSQPAPSTQPARAPSTQRAASTLSAPSTQPAPSTQRAASTLSAPSTLSAASTLSAPSTQPAPSTQPAPSTLSAASTQPGIAEPMSEGLDEAGVPGLDKVDSLAEYLVELRSKTSLVLTNQEVSCIVALWQNLLEFDKQRTVFAARHQERLNTGRFRSPKKRQEFTPGVESVKRHALTTPAPSAQWPDCCRLVETIFVRLCNIHRSPKKRGSGTVSRCSPCSTW; encoded by the exons ATGGAATTTGATTCTGCTAATTCCCAATGTTATCTTCAGATGAGCACCAAGCCAAAGAGCCACAAAGGTATGGGGGATGGGGAGTGGATGGCAAGGCTTAAGGCATTTGCCAGCACTGGGGTTTGGCCTTCCAATGCAGGGAATAGACCAGCCCCAAGGCAGAAGAAATGGCATGATATCTATCAGAAG ATAGAAAAATGCCCCATGCAAGTTCGGGGACAGACCACCCTTTTTGGAGCGTCTGTCACTTGTGACTGTGGCTTTCACACTGTTAAA CCTGCACTGCAGCCTCCTTCTGCACCTCCTTCTTTGACCCCACAGTCTGTGGGTTCACAATCTAATTCTGGAGATACAGCAACAGCCACCCGCTGTTTCCTGAGGTCCCCTCCATCTTTGTCAAGG TTCACTAAGTCCTATTTTGGGGGTTCTCTTTCGGATTCAGTGAAGCCAAACTTGGTGGCCCGGAAGACACCGAGTCCCTCTCCATCCTCTGTGAGGAGCCCAAGTCCCTCTCCATCCTCTGTGAGGAGCCCAAGTCCCTTTCCATCCTCTGTGAGGAGCCCAAGTCCCTTTCCATCCTCCGTGAGGAGCCCAAGTCCTTCTCCACCCTCTGTGAGGAGCCCTAGTGTTGCTCCATCCTCCCAGACACACTCCGGCAAGACAGTTGCATCT gaACAGCCTTCAACGTCTCTGTTACAACCAGCTGCAGGTGATAATGCAGCTTCTTTCTGGTTACCGAGTGAGATGAGGAAAACCATCCCTGTGCAGGATCAAAGATGGATCTCAAATACCCTCTTTAAATCTGGCAAACTGCGCCCAGATTTAAAGCTGTGGTACGAGCCTCCTGCGCCGGCCCTCATTTACCATCAGGTGCCAACACCTGAGAGGTTTTTTTCACATCGGCTCCTCGTATGGATGCCCTACCATCAGTGGAAGGTCAGGGTGTTCTGCAAAACTTGTGGGAATCATCTTACAGGTGCTGGCATCCACAAGAGGGCTCGGAAAGTCCTGGATATTGATAGGTATTACCTCCTTGTGACGGAGACACTCAGGTGCAGCGGGTGTAATCTCACGTATCTATCAACATCCCAGAGCATCCGAGACCAGCTGGACTTGCCGCACCAGAAATTATTTCGGCTCATCCTCACCCAAAA GTATGCTTGTGACATACGAGTGATCAGGCTGATGAGAGACAGGACACAGGGCAACAGTTCAGCACGGCtgctgaagcagctgaaagaaaaccacGGGGAGGAGTGGCTGAACAGGTTGGGGCACTATCTGGAGGAGTGCGCTAACTTTGTAAATAGACCCAGCCTTTTCCCTGTGGTGTGCCAGGAGCCCCCAGAACCAGCTGACATCCCCACTGATCGCTGGTTGTTGTCAGTGTATGGCAGAGATATTCTGTCACGCATAGAACACATAAAAGCCAGCATCACCTCCACCTTGGGGACAGTTCTGAAGCTGGACTCCACCAAAAAG ATCACCAAAAAGCTGGCTGGCCACAGCAAAGGAACGGCTCTGTGGGTGTCGTCAGTCAGCAATGAGCTGGGCCAAATATTGAATAGTGTCCTGACTGTCCAGGAGGGTCCAGGACTGGACAAAATGGCTGCAGGACTGATGGAGCGGTACCGCCAGGCTGGGGCTGCACCTCCAAAGGTGCTGTATGTGGACTGTGGCTGCTGTGTTAGTGAAGGCCTCAGCAAGCTGCAGGCCAGGTTTGGAGGGTGGCCAGATATTTACATTCGCCTGGACATTTGGCACTTTATGCGGAGGCTGGCTGTTGGTTGTACCACGGATGCCCACCCTCTGTATCCTGCTTTCATGCGGGCACTGTCCTCCTGCATTTTTGAGTGGGATGCAGGGGACCTTGACCTTCTTCGACGAGCGAAAGAAAGGCAGCTCCAGCAGGAACAGAGGCCAGGTATAACCAACACCATGGTGGACAGGCAGATAACCAAGAAGGAGTTGAGTAATTTCTGTCGTAGGAGGACACGGGGAGAGGACATCACTACTGTCCTTATTGAACGActgctggaggagctgaatGGTCCAAAAGGGAGAGATTTGATGGGGGTTCCCTTACTGGATGAAGTCAGGATAAAACACATCTGGGGTGTCCAAAAACGGCATGTGAAATGCATTCAGGATGTTGCAGGGATTCAGTTGTACACTGAGGTGGGCAGTGTCAACAAGAGCGGAATCAAGTTGACACGTTATCGCTGTTCACGAGGCTCTACATCCCTGGAGTCATTTCATTGTCATTTAAACAGGTTTATTCCAG GAACCAGTGCAAACTTACTGAATTTCCAGCTCTACCTCCTGGAAGGCCTGAATAGATGGAATCAGGATCGGGGTTCTGCAGCAGTGACCAACAAACCATCGTCTCTTCTGACATATGCTGGAGACATGACTCAGTCCATAAATCAGAACAGCTTGAAGGTGCTGGGACGAGAGTACGTCCCACAATTTATGCCCCCTTCAAAGTACACAG GTGAGCTACTGGGCGTTGACTACCTTCTAAGTCAAACAGGAAAGCCACTGAAACCCCAGCCTGACTCAGAAGAGACAGATGTTCTGCTGGAAGATGTGGAGGCTAATGTAGCAGAGGAAGATGAAGGCTTTGTGGACGAAGAAGCTTTGGACTTTCTAGTATCAGAGCTAGACGATGAGACCCTTTTCTCAGCTACATCACATCTCGAATCCTCCTCCCAGCcagctccctccacccagccagct cgtgctccctccacccagcgTGCTGCCTCCACCCTGtctgctccctccacccagccagctccctccacccagcGTGCTGCCTCCACCCTGTCTGCTCCCTCCACCCTGTCTGCTGCCTCCACTCTGtctgctccctccacccagccagctccctccacccagccagctccctccaccctgtctgctgcctccacccagcctgGCATTGCTGAGCCTATGTCAGAG GGTTTAGATGAGGCCGGTGTACCAGGCCTGGACAAAGTTGACAGCTTGGCTGAGTATCTGGTGGAGCTAAGGAGCAAAACCTCACTGGTGCTGACCAACCAGGAG gTGAGCTGCATTGTTGCTCTGTGGCAGAACCTGCTGGAGTTTGATAAACAGAGAACGGTATTTGCTGCAAGACATCAAGAAAGATTGAACACTGGGAGGTTTCGGTCCCCCAAGAAGAGGCAAGAATTTACTCCTGGGGTTGAGAGTGTAAAGAGGCATGCTCTAACCACTCCAGCCCCATCTGCCCAATGGCCAGACTGCTGCCGCTTGGTGGAGACCATCTTTGTCCGACTGTGCAATATCCATCGTAGTCCAAAGAAAAGAGGATCAGGCACAGTCTCCAGGTG CAGCCCCTGCTCAACCTGGTAG